GTAAGTCACTCTTGTGATTTCCGAAGAAACTGACCAGGGAGAACTCAGCGAATTTTTAAATTGCTTCGTGTACAGGGAGCCCTTCCCCGCTTCGATCAGGAGTCCACCGTCTGCTTTGGATCTTCCGTCAATTGTTTTCACCGTGTTGATCTGACATCCTCCTACACTGATAAAGAGGGCCAATGGACGTTCATCGGGTAATCTGGGCAAACTGAGCTAAGAAATGGCGGCTGAAAGACATTAATAGCCGTCGGCCGCCACATTCACGCTTTATGGCAGGTGCCTACCCAACTCAAGACGAAAATTCTTCGCCTTTTATATCTTTAGGtagcccttttttttcatttagACTGTCTATGAAATGGGAGATCACACCAGATCCCCCAGCTCGTTCGCTGCTTCTTATGTCTCCAACTCCCGCTTCCATCGCTGCTTCACCATCGAGCCAACTTCTACCCATGGCCCACTCAATGTGACCTACGGCGAGTACGGCCGTGAGCCTGATAAAAACGGGGCTACTCCAACACTCATGTTTCTACCCGGTATGCTTGCATCCCGGTACATCGGGATCTGTCCACACAAGATTGCCGAAAAATGGGGCGTACGCGTTTTGGTGGTGGATCGGTAGTGTACCCCAATCTTCTATGGTGTAAATACACAACATGAACTAAACTCCTCTCGCATGTAGTTTCGGAATGGGAAATTCCACCGAAGTGCCGCTGGCGCAGCGAGTTTCCACCTGGGTTGAGATCGTCCCACGACTTTTGGCCCATCTCGGCATCCAGCATGTCTCGTTGGTGTCGCATAGTGCTGGCACTATTTATCTTCTGAACACCTTGTATTACTGTCGGGATATTCTGGATCCCGAGCAACCGTTCGTCACCCTTCTAGGTGTGTCACGGTTTCTGCAGACCACCCTATTCATGTTTTAAATGGGATTTCACCATTGGATAAGGTATCTTTCAACATATAAGCTCGGGATCTAACCCCACAATAGCGCCATGGGTCGATCCCGCCAAATCAGGCATGATGTCCATGAAAATGGCCCAATACATCCCTACTCCAGCCTTCAAGACATGGCACCAAATCCCACGTCTCTTTCTCTCCAATGTTGGGTCTGCAGTGGCGACAAGTGGAGGGATGATTGTGAATCTAGCCAACTCCTTGGTTTCAAAGAGCGGTGAGAGTCTGTCAAATGATCGTCTTTACATCGCAGAGACATACGGACCAGACCTTGATCAGCAGGAGGAGATAAGCTCTTCAATGATGCAGTCTATCTTCAAGGAGAACACAGTTGGCTTTAATAGCGAGGCGCTTCAGTGTCTGCGGAAGGAGCCTAACACGTGGGGGAAATGTGAGGACTACGAGGTCTTTGTGCGCGAGTTGGTAGAGCGTGAAAGAGGAGGAGATAAAGCGCCGTTGAAAGTCCAGGCATGGTTTGCTGAGTCCGATATGATGATTGGCAGGAAGGGTCAAGCTTATTTTGAGACTTGTTGGCATCGGATGGATGATGGGGACTCGAGGGGTGTGGTTGACTTTAATTCGAAGGTAGTGTCTGGCACGGACCATGAAAGCTTGGCATCGCGCGCGGAAGTGTGGGAGAGCATTTTCAAAAAAATGCTCGGATTGGAAGGTGATGGTTTAATGTAATTCTTGAAATAGCATCGGCTCTGAATACGTACATGGCAAATGAAGGAGTGAATGCACAGTGCAAGCAGCGGGGATGAAAGCTGCACAAAGCCATGAGATCTTTTGGACCGTGGATGATGGTATCAAATTCGATACATCGACCCAAAGCAGAACTAAGATTGCCTTGCCAACTTCGAGCATTGAGGCGGCCTTACTCCCTTGGGCGTATAGAACCTCTACTCCTCACCTAATCgatctttcttcctctctccccAGTCCTTAGCTCAATTCAACTTATGGCTTCTTTCACACCTTGTGTTTCCCCACGCCATATCGATAATTCAGGCATACTTTTGAGGCCACGGCTTGAAGGACAATCAAAACACTTTCGGCGCGGATTTGACCACGTGACAGTCCCTAAGCACTCAGCCTGAGTGAATTCTCAGGTAAGCCTAATCATCAAACCTATGCAAAGGCTTCAGGTTGAAGTCTATCGCCCCCAAATGATTGAAAAAGGCCGAGAGTTAAGAAATCATGTAGAACGGACTCAAGCGAGCAACGGTTCTACGCCGGTTGCGTACTTAAATGAACAGAGAAGAGTGCACGAAGAAAAAGCCGTGGATAATTTTAGTCAGAAGGTACAGAAAGAGCTACAGGGACTCGAGCCCTGCCATAGTGCTGGGCCCTCAACCTCGGAAAGAGTCTGAGCGCAGGTGACACttaaagaaaagaagatgaggctGCAGATCTCATTTCCAATTCCCAGCATTTTCCGTTCCCTGGGCGACCCGTTTCGCCCCGTTCTCAATACCTGAGCTTGCACTACCGAGCGCATTCCCAATCGGCTCGCCAGCACTCCCCGTCGCGCTTGTGATGGTATCGCCGATACCTCGCCCGGCAGTTCCTGCCACTCCACCCACAGTGCGGGTAACACCGCCGACTGTGTTTCCAAGTGTGGAGGTGACAAATTTGGCGGCTCCGGTGACGCCTTTGTCTTGATTGGATTCGATCGGCATGATGAATTTGATTGAATTTAGCAGATTTGAAAGATTCGAAATGAGTTTTTATAGTTTCTAAATGAACGCAATAGAATGAGACCTAGAGGATCATAAATTGTGGTTAAAATTGAAACGAAAGAGACAGGTGGCAGAAGGGCATCTTTATGTCGGGGCGTACCTATGACATCATTAGGTGGCTCGGTGGCACAGTGGCTGTTTACCTCGAGGGCTACAATGCCCTTTGGCCCGGGAAGTTTATGGCAACGTGTAAGGATCTTGGGCAAAATAAAATGTGGCGAGGCTTTGCCCAGGTGTACGTGCTCCTGCCCAGGAAGTACATTTATTTATGGGGACATTCCGGGATGGCGCACAAGAATCATCGGCCGTTCATCGTCACGTCTTTTTAGTAGTCCTTTGGAT
The nucleotide sequence above comes from Penicillium digitatum chromosome 1, complete sequence. Encoded proteins:
- a CDS encoding Alpha/Beta hydrolase protein; the encoded protein is MGDHTRSPSSFAASYVSNSRFHRCFTIEPTSTHGPLNVTYGEYGREPDKNGATPTLMFLPGMLASRYIGICPHKIAEKWGVRVLVVDRFGMGNSTEVPLAQRVSTWVEIVPRLLAHLGIQHVSLVSHSAGTIYLLNTLYYCRDILDPEQPFVTLLAPWVDPAKSGMMSMKMAQYIPTPAFKTWHQIPRLFLSNVGSAVATSGGMIVNLANSLVSKSGESLSNDRLYIAETYGPDLDQQEEISSSMMQSIFKENTVGFNSEALQCLRKEPNTWGKCEDYEVFVRELVERERGGDKAPLKVQAWFAESDMMIGRKGQAYFETCWHRMDDGDSRGVVDFNSKVVSGTDHESLASRAEVWESIFKKMLGLEGDGLM
- a CDS encoding Phosphatidylethanolamine-binding family protein — translated: MPIESNQDKGVTGAAKFVTSTLGNTVGGVTRTVGGVAGTAGRGIGDTITSATGSAGEPIGNALGSASSGIENGAKRVAQGTENAGNWK